One segment of Bradyrhizobium sp. CB2312 DNA contains the following:
- a CDS encoding 2-isopropylmalate synthase, whose product MAPANKSDKDRVIIFDTTLRDGEQCPGATMTFEEKLEVAELLDDMGVDVIEAGFPITSEGDFQAVSEIARRSKNSVIAGLSRAHPADIDRCAEAVKFAKRGRVHTVIATSPLHMRVKLNKTPEQVIETSVAMVARARNQIDDVEWSAEDGTRSEMDFLCRIVEAVIKAGATTVNIPDTVGYTVPEEYTHFMKTLIERVPNSDKAVFSVHCHNDLGMAVANSLAGIVGGARQVECTINGIGERAGNAALEEIVMAINVRNDKFPYWNKIDTTQLTRASKVVSAATSFPVQYNKAIVGRNAFAHESGIHQDGVLKDASTYEIMRPEMVGLKQSSLVLGKHSGRHAFVHKLEEMGYKLGPNQLEDAFTRMKALADRKKDIYDEDIEALVDEEMAASHDRIKLTSLTVIAGTHGPQRATMKLDVDGQIKIEEAEGNGPVDAVFNCIKRLVPHEAKLELYQVHAVTEGTDAQAEVSVRLSQDGRSMTARAADPDTLVASAKAYLGALNKIVMKRQRDTVTTAAAS is encoded by the coding sequence ATGGCCCCCGCGAACAAGTCCGACAAGGACCGCGTCATCATTTTCGACACCACCTTGCGCGACGGCGAGCAGTGCCCCGGCGCCACCATGACCTTCGAGGAGAAGCTCGAGGTCGCCGAGCTCTTGGATGATATGGGTGTCGACGTCATCGAAGCCGGCTTCCCGATCACCTCCGAAGGCGACTTCCAGGCGGTCAGCGAGATCGCGCGCCGCTCGAAGAACTCCGTCATCGCCGGCCTGTCCCGCGCCCATCCGGCCGACATCGACCGCTGCGCCGAAGCCGTGAAATTCGCCAAGCGCGGCCGCGTCCACACCGTGATCGCGACCTCGCCGCTGCACATGCGGGTGAAGCTCAACAAGACCCCGGAGCAGGTGATCGAGACCTCGGTCGCGATGGTCGCGCGCGCCCGCAACCAGATCGACGACGTCGAATGGTCGGCCGAGGACGGCACCCGCAGCGAGATGGATTTCTTGTGCCGTATCGTCGAGGCGGTCATCAAGGCCGGCGCCACCACGGTGAACATCCCCGACACCGTCGGCTACACGGTGCCGGAGGAATACACCCACTTCATGAAGACGCTGATCGAGCGCGTGCCGAATTCAGATAAAGCGGTGTTCTCGGTGCACTGCCATAACGACCTCGGCATGGCCGTGGCGAACTCGCTGGCCGGCATCGTCGGCGGCGCGCGCCAGGTCGAGTGCACCATCAACGGCATCGGTGAACGCGCCGGCAACGCCGCGCTCGAAGAGATCGTGATGGCGATCAACGTGCGCAACGACAAATTCCCGTACTGGAACAAGATCGACACCACGCAGCTGACTCGCGCCTCGAAGGTGGTGTCGGCGGCGACCTCGTTTCCCGTCCAGTACAACAAGGCCATCGTCGGCCGGAACGCGTTCGCGCATGAGAGCGGCATCCACCAGGACGGCGTGCTGAAGGACGCCTCCACCTACGAGATCATGCGGCCCGAAATGGTCGGCCTGAAGCAGTCCTCGCTGGTGCTGGGCAAGCACTCCGGCCGCCATGCCTTCGTGCACAAGCTGGAGGAGATGGGTTACAAGCTCGGGCCGAACCAGCTGGAAGATGCGTTCACGCGGATGAAGGCGCTCGCCGACCGCAAGAAGGACATCTACGACGAGGACATCGAGGCGCTGGTCGACGAGGAGATGGCGGCTTCGCACGACCGCATCAAGTTGACCTCGCTGACCGTGATCGCCGGCACCCATGGCCCGCAGCGCGCCACCATGAAGCTCGACGTCGACGGCCAGATCAAGATCGAGGAGGCCGAGGGCAACGGTCCGGTCGACGCCGTGTTCAACTGCATCAAGCGCCTGGTGCCGCACGAGGCCAAGCTCGAGCTGTATCAGGTCCACGCGGTGACCGAAGGCACCGACGCGCAGGCGGAAGTCTCGGTGCGCCTGTCGCAGGACGGCCGCTCGATGACGGCGCGCGCGGCGGATCCCGACACGCTGGTGGCTTCCGCGAAAGCGTATCTCGGCGCGCTCAACAAGATCGTCATGAAGCGCCAGCGCGACACGGTGACGACGGCGGCGGCGAGCTGA